A genomic stretch from Candidatus Rokuibacteriota bacterium includes:
- a CDS encoding LLM class flavin-dependent oxidoreductase, producing the protein ALGPRMCELAGEVADGVLLNWIPPSAVPASLRHVEAGAKRAGRSLAEVDVSVSVRTCVTDPREDARAAHARDVTG; encoded by the coding sequence GGCGCTCGGGCCCAGGATGTGCGAGCTGGCGGGTGAGGTCGCCGACGGCGTCCTCCTCAACTGGATTCCGCCTTCCGCCGTGCCTGCATCGCTGCGCCACGTCGAAGCCGGGGCCAAGCGGGCCGGACGGAGCCTGGCGGAGGTCGACGTCTCCGTGTCCGTGAGGACGTGCGTCACCGACCCGAGAGAAGACGCGCGCGCGGCGCACGCCCGGGACGTCACGGGCTAA